The nucleotide sequence CATGGAAGGATTTATCACCGCCGCGCAGGCCAGCTGGGAGGCCATGCCCTACATTCTCGGCGGGCTGTGGTGGACGGCAGGGCTTATTCTCGGAGCCATGCTCGTGGGCTTTGTCCTCGGCGTGCCCCTGGCCGTGCTCCATGTCTATGGCCATCCGCTCACCCGCAAGGCCGTGGCCGGCTACGTTTGGCTGTTTCGCGGCGTGCCCATCCTCGTGCAGCTCTACCTCTTTTACTTCGGCATCATGGCTTACCTGAGCGAAATCCCGGCCCTGTCGTTTCTGCCGCTGTCCTCGGGATTCCTCTCGGCGGTCATCGTGCTGGGGCTGACCAGCGCCGCCTACCAGTCACAAATTTTCCGCGGAGCCATGGCCAGCCTGCCCGCCGGCCAGCTCAAGGCCGCCCGGGCTCTGGGCATGAGCGACGCCGTGGCCATCCGCTCCATCATCCTGCCCCAGGCCCTGCGCCTGGCCATCCCGGCCTGGTCCAACGAATACTCGATCCTGCTCAAGGACTCCGCCCTGGCCTTTACCATCGGCGTCCTGGAAGTCATGGCCCGCACCCGCTCCGTGGCCGCCACCACACACCAGCCGCTGCCGCTTTCCATCCTGGCCGGAGCGCTCTTTTTCTTCCTCACCTGGGCCGGCATCAAAACCCTCAAACGCCTCGAAGCCAAGGTGCGCATCCCCGGATACGCGCACCAGGGAAGCCTGTAGCATGGACGATCCGGTCATTTTGCGCGTGGAAAACATCGTCAAGACCATCGGCGGCCAACGCATCCTGGACGATGTCTCGTTTTCCGTCAAAAAGGGGCACTTAAAAGTCCTCATCGGCCCCTCCGGAGCCGGCAAGTCCACGCTTTTATCCTGCATCAATTTCCTGTCGCCCCCGGACTCCGGGACCATCTCCCTGGACGGCAAGGCCGTGGACGGCAAAAGCAGGAAAGAACTGCTGGCCCTGCGCCAGCAAGTGGGCATGATCTTTCAGGACTTCAACCTGTTTGACCACCTCTCGGCCCTGGAAAACGTCCGGGTGGCGCTTGTGAAGGTCAAGGGCCTGGACAAGCGGGCCGCCACCAACCGGGCCATGGAAGAACTTGCCCGGGTCGGGCTGGCCGACAAGTCCACCCTCTACCCGGCCCAGCTCTCCGGCGGCCAGAAACAGCGCGTGTCCGTGGCCCGGGCCCTGGCCATGGACCCCAAGGTGCTGCTGCTCGACGAACCCACCTCGGCGCTGGACCCGGAACTCATCGGCGAAGTGCTCACCGTCATCCGCGATCTGGCCGACCTCGGCATGACCATGGTCATGGCCACCCACCAGATCAGCTTTTCCGCCTCCCTGGCCGACGAATTCCTGTTCATGGAACGCGGACGCATCGTGGAACGCGGCGCGCCCTCCCAACTGCTCGCCCGCGACTCCGGCAGCCGCACCCAGTCATTTTGCGCCAAGCTCAGCGAACTGGCCGGCGACGGCCACTGCGAAATCGCCCCGGCTCCCCGGGCCTAAGGACGCCCATGGACGATTTTTTCGCCTTCGCCTGGGAGCGCATCATCCCGGCCCTGGACGCCGGACTGTGGACCAGCATCCTGCTCATCGTGCCGGCCTCGCTTTTTGGCGTGGCCATCGGCGTGTCCGTGGGCGCGCTACGGGTCTACGGCCCGCGCCCGGTGGTCAAAACCCTGGACGCCTATGTGTCGCTGTTTCGCGGCACGCCGCTGGTCGTGCAGCTCTATTTCTGGTACTTCGCCCTGCCCTATGTGCGCATCGGCGATTTCGCCCTGGTGTTGTCGCCCATGTGGGCCGCCATTGTCGGTTTCGCCCTGTGCAGCGGCGCCTACCAGTCCGAATACATCCGGGGGGGGCTGCTTTCCATCAAACGCGGCCAGCTGCGCGCCGCCCAGGCCCTGGGCATGACGCCCTTCCAGTCCGTCACCTCCGTGGTGCTGCCCCAGGCCTTCCGCCGGGCGCTGCCGGGCTGCGGCAACGAAATCATCTACCTCATCAAATACTCGTCCCTGGCCTCCATCATCACCGTCAGCGACCTGACCGGCATGGGACGCAGCCTGGCCAAGTCCAGCTTCCGCAATACCGAAGTCTTCATCGTCGTGGGGCTGTACTACCTGGCCCTGGTCACCATCGCCTCTTTCCTTCTCAAAATCGCCGAAAAGAAACTGGAGATCCCAGGCTTCGAAAGCAAACGCGAGTAGGAGGAAGACGAAGATGCCTCCGGCGGCCGGGGGCCTGAGGCCCCCGGACCCCCCAAATGGTTTAAGGGGGATGGGCGAGAATATGTCGGCCCTCGTGGGTGATGTAATCGCCGTCGAACCCCCTTGAAAAATTTCTTCAGTCGGGGGGGTTGGGGGCCTCAGGCCCCCAGCCGCCGGAGGCATCTTCCTCTCCGTTTTCCCCTCTCCTCTCCAAAAAGGACACACACCATGGACGCCGCATTGCTGGGCGCGCTGGGGCGCGAACTGGGGCCGGGCTTTGTTTATGACGCCGCGGCCAGGGACGCCGCCGCCAAGGACGACGCCGGTTTGGTCATCCCGCCCGAGGCGGTGTTTTTTCCGGCCGATGCCGGGGACGTGAGCCGGCTGATGGTGCTGGCCGGCCAGCACGGTTTTGCCGTGACGCCGCGCGGGGCCGGCACGGGGCTGGCGGGCGGTTGTCTGGCGGTTGCGGGCGGCGTGGTGGTCGATTTGTCGCGCATGGCCCGCATTGAGCGGTTGGACACGGCCAATTTGTGCGCCGTGGTCCAGGCCGGGGTGGTGACCCAGACCTTGCGCCAGGCGGCCAAGGACGCGGGGCTTTTTTATCCGCCCGATCCGGCGAGCCTGACCACCTGCACCCTTGGCGGCAACGCCGCCACCAACGCCGGCGGTCCGGCCTGCGTGAAATACGGCGTCACCCGCGATTACGTGCTGGGGCTGACGGCCGTCTTGCCCGACGGCGAGGTGGTCCGTTGCGGCACGGCCACGCGCAAGGGCGTGGTGGGCTACGACCTGACCGGGCTTATGGTCGGCTCGGAGGGGACGCTGGGGATCATCACCGAGCTGACGGTGAAGCTTATTCCGCATCCGCGCCAGGTCCGCGCGGCGGCGGCGCTTTTCCCTGACGCGCGTGCGGCCGTGGCGGCCGTGGCGGCGGTGATGGCCGCCGGTGTTTCGCCTTGCGCCCTGGAGCTCATGGACCGGGCTTGCCTGGGCATCGTGGCCGAGCTGTTGCCCTTTGATCTGCCCGGCCCGGAAGCGGCCCTGCTGCTTTTCGAGGCTGACGGCGATCCGGATCAGGCGGCGCGGGACATCGGGCGCATGGAGGCCGTGTGCCGCGATGGCGGAGCGCTGGCCGTGCTGCCGGCGGAGAATAGCGCCAAGCGCGAGGAGCTGTGGGGCATTCGTCGCCAGATTTCCACCCGCATCCACGAGAGCGCGCCTTTTTATCTGTCCGAGGACGTGGCCGTGCCCATCGCCCGCATCCCGGACCTCATCGACGCCTTGCCGGCCCTGGGCCAGCGTCATGGGCTGGCGGTCTACGCCTTCGGCCATGCCGGCGACGGCAACATCCATGTCAACATCACGGGCGAAGCCGGCAGCCGCGACCGGGCCCTGGCCCTGGCCAGGGACCTTATCGCCGAGGTGCTGGCCCTTGGCGGCACCATGTCCGGCGAGCACGGCATCGGCATCGCCAAACGGCCGTTTATCGACATGGAGCTGTCGGCGCGAAGCCTGTCACTGCAACGCGGCATCAAGGCCGCGTTCGATCCGGCCGGGATCATGAACCCGGGGAAAGTGCTGCCCTAAGCGGCGTTCGGCGCATCAGAAACACGCCGGCCGGTCGGGCCACGAAGCGGCGCGCTAGCCCAAGGCCTCGGCCCCGACGGCCTTTCGCAGATAGCAGACCTCAAAGGGGAGAGACTCGAAACGCGCCGCGCGAACGGCCCGAAAGCCCAGGGTTTCGTACCACTGCCGCAGCTCGTGCTGTTTGGCGATGATGCCGATTTCGACCTGCTCCGCGCCGACCTGCCCGGCCAGGGAGCAGGCCCGGCCGACCAGCAGCCGACCCAGCCCCAGGCGGCGGCAGGCGGGGGCCACGGCCAGTCGTTCCAGGATGCTGACCCCCTCGACCGGCCGGCGCAGGCCCACGCAGCCGCAAAGCGTTCCCCCGTCAAAGGCCAGCAACATGGTCGTGCCAAGCTCCATGCCGCGCTCAATGCGCTCCCGGGTCATGAGCGAGGGATGGGTCGGGCAGTTGCCGGCATTGAGGTCGAAACGCCGGGCCACGTCGCCGAAGGCCAGGACAATCAGCGCCGCGATGTCCCCGGCCTCGCCCATGTCGGCCTGGCGCACCATCCACGGCTTGCCCTCGCCGCCTCCCATGGCCGCATCCCGCGCCTCCGGCGGCGGGCTTGCCCGCTCATCCATGCGATCAGCCCGTCCTTTGCACCCAGAACTGGTACATATTGAGAAACGTGTCCGGGTTGTCGGCCTCAAAGGCGTGCCAATTGCTAAGATTGACGGCGGCCGGATCATCCGGGAAGCGGGAGTGGTAGGCCGCGACCACTTCCGGCTCGGCTTCCAGGCCAATGACGCGAAGGCCGTTTTCCAGACAGAAGGTCTTGATCTCCAGCAGGTCCAGGCAATGTTCCTGGACATGAAACAGGAGGTCGCGGCAGCCGCTGGCGCTGAAAAAATCCCCCAGCAGAAAGCGGCCCCAGCTCGGTTCCCAAGGCATGTCCAACAGTTCCTGGCGAAAGGCCCGGATGGTCTCGGGCGTGGCGGACAGGCCCCGGTCGGCGATCATCTGGCGCACCTTGGTGATGCCGCGCCGGGCCAGGCGACTGTAAAGCCCGATGCGCATGACCCCGCCCGGGCGCACTAGGGGGACAAGCGTCCGCCAGCCCCCGGCCGGATCGGCCAGATGGTGCAGCACGCCGGAAGACTCCACCAGATCGAAGTCGCGCCCCAGCCCGCCCAGACGCAGCAGGTCGGCCTGGGCGTATTCGATGTTGCCCACGCCCTGTTCCAGGGCCTTGCGCCGGGCGTAGCACAGACTGGTGAGGCTCAGGTCCACGGCCAGCACCCGCGCGCCGAGATAGGCCCGGGCTGTTTCCAGGGAATGCTGCCCCGTACCGCAGCCGGCCACCAGCACATCAAGAAACGGCCCGTCGGGCACGCCGGCCAGATCGGCCTGGGGGAAGCGTTCGCGTAAATTGGCGGCCAGTGTCACCGGCGCTTCGGCCGGGGCCGGCAACACCCAGCGGGGATAAGGATTTTCCTCGTACTGCCGCCGTACCAGCCGGGACACGTCGTCCTCGATGGGGGTCAGCGCCGGAATGCGGCCGCGCAGCTCCTGCTCGGCCGCCGGCTCGACAAGCTGCTGCGTCAGGACGCGGCCCACGGCCTCGGGCCAGGGGCGATCCAGCAGCCCGGCATGGCCGGGCACGGCCCGAAGCGGCCCGTAGGCGGCGGCGGCCAGCACCCAGGACGGCGCAATGAGTCCGCAGCCGGCCAGGGCGTCGGCCAGGCAGTCCCGCAGCACGGCCACGGCCACTTCCTCCTCGGCTGACACATGAAACACATATTCGTTGACCCGGCACTGCCGGGCCAGGGCGGCGTGGAAGGCCGTCACCCGCTCATCGGCGGGCGTGACGTCGCGGACGTGGGGTTCGTCGGCGGCGGCCTGGGCCAGCAGGCAGGACCGGGCCAGGGTCAGGAATCGCTCCAGGGCCGGGGAAGAAGCCGGGCCGGCGTCGAGCCAGGCGCGCAGCAGCGTGTCCCCGGCCACGGCCCCGGGCCTGGCCGGTCCGTAGAGATCCTGGGGTGTGAGCCGTCCGGGCCAGGCGGCCAGCGCCCGCTCCAGACAGCCGGCGATGACCGGATCGGCTTCCAGCATGGGCGAGACCACGCCCGCCACCTCGACGCTCCGGGTCCAAGGGTCGGTCAGGGCGGCCAGAAGCCGCTCGCGCCGAGGCGTGCCGGCAGCCGGGGCCGGCTGGCCGCGCAAACAGGCAACAAAGAGCCGGCGCAGTTCCGGCCCCGGCGTCAGGTCCAGGCCGGCCTCGACCACGGTCAGGGCGTCGGCCGGGTAGCCGCGCGCGATGAGCGTATTGGCCAGCAGGATACGGGCCTCGACCAGTCCGGGTTCCAGGCGCAGCGCCCGCCGGGCGTAGTCCTCGGCCTCGGCGGCGCGCCCCAGGGCCGTCAAGGCCACGCCGCAGTTGGCCAGGGCGTAGGCGTAGTCCGGGCACAGGGCCAGGGCCGCCTGGTAACGCGGCACGGCCTCGGCCGGCCGGCCCAGGGCGTAAAGGGTATTGGCGAGATTGTAGAGGGTGCGCGGCTGGTCCGGAGCGATGGCCAGGGAGGCCTCGTATTCCTGGCACGCTTCTTCCAGTTGGCCTTGGGATTCCAGGGCGTTGCCCCGGTTGTTCCTGGCCCCCACGGCCTCGGGATCGATGTCCAGGGCCCGGTCGAAACACGCCATGGCTTCCTCCGTTCGCCCCAGGCCGAAAAGCGCCAGCCCGAGATTGCTGTGCAGCCCCGCCTGCTGCGGGGCGATGGTCAAGGCGCGCCGTAGCGGGGAAATGGCCTGCTCGTTTCGCCCCTGGCGCAGCATGGCGGCGCTCAGGACGGTCCAGCCGTAGGCGTCGCCTGGGTGCAGCACGGTGAGTTTCGTTGCCCGCTCGACGATTTCGCCCAACCGCCCTTCCTGAAAAAGGAGGGCCACGGCCTGTTTTTCCGCCTGCTCCACGCCCTGCGCCGCCGCTCGTGTCCCCTCGGTCCGCATCCGCCACCCCGCCCGGTTGCCGTTGCCGCCGCTCTCCGTCCGCCCACACGCGCCGCCGGTCCGGCCACGCGCAGGCAAAGGACAAACGCAGGCTGGTCCGGGATTCCCGTGAGCCTAACACGGTTTTGCGCCGCCACCAAGGGGCCGGGCCGCCTACAGCGGCGAAGGCGAAGCAAAAGACTTGCCTGCGGCGGCCTTGAGCAGCCCCTTGCCGCGCCGCCGGGGCGGGCCGCGCGGCAAGGGCGGGTTGCGTGGCAATCGGGCGGGCTGCAGGAGGCAGGAGAAGGCCGGAGGCGGCCGGCGATCAGGCGGCCATGGCCCGGTCGCGGCCGGCGTTCTTGGCCTTGTACAGGGCGTCGTCGGCCCGGATCAGCAGGCTGTCCACGCAGTCGCCCGGGGCAAAAGCGGCCACGCCCAGGCTCACGGTCTGGACCGTGCCTGTCTCGAAGCGCTCACCCCGTACGGCCAAGCGCAGGCGCTCGGCCAGGACCAGGGCCGAGGCGGCGTCGGTTTCCGGGCACAGGACGAGAAA is from Solidesulfovibrio magneticus RS-1 and encodes:
- a CDS encoding amino acid ABC transporter permease; this encodes MEGFITAAQASWEAMPYILGGLWWTAGLILGAMLVGFVLGVPLAVLHVYGHPLTRKAVAGYVWLFRGVPILVQLYLFYFGIMAYLSEIPALSFLPLSSGFLSAVIVLGLTSAAYQSQIFRGAMASLPAGQLKAARALGMSDAVAIRSIILPQALRLAIPAWSNEYSILLKDSALAFTIGVLEVMARTRSVAATTHQPLPLSILAGALFFFLTWAGIKTLKRLEAKVRIPGYAHQGSL
- a CDS encoding amino acid ABC transporter ATP-binding protein; this translates as MDDPVILRVENIVKTIGGQRILDDVSFSVKKGHLKVLIGPSGAGKSTLLSCINFLSPPDSGTISLDGKAVDGKSRKELLALRQQVGMIFQDFNLFDHLSALENVRVALVKVKGLDKRAATNRAMEELARVGLADKSTLYPAQLSGGQKQRVSVARALAMDPKVLLLDEPTSALDPELIGEVLTVIRDLADLGMTMVMATHQISFSASLADEFLFMERGRIVERGAPSQLLARDSGSRTQSFCAKLSELAGDGHCEIAPAPRA
- a CDS encoding amino acid ABC transporter permease gives rise to the protein MDDFFAFAWERIIPALDAGLWTSILLIVPASLFGVAIGVSVGALRVYGPRPVVKTLDAYVSLFRGTPLVVQLYFWYFALPYVRIGDFALVLSPMWAAIVGFALCSGAYQSEYIRGGLLSIKRGQLRAAQALGMTPFQSVTSVVLPQAFRRALPGCGNEIIYLIKYSSLASIITVSDLTGMGRSLAKSSFRNTEVFIVVGLYYLALVTIASFLLKIAEKKLEIPGFESKRE
- a CDS encoding FAD-binding oxidoreductase, producing the protein MDAALLGALGRELGPGFVYDAAARDAAAKDDAGLVIPPEAVFFPADAGDVSRLMVLAGQHGFAVTPRGAGTGLAGGCLAVAGGVVVDLSRMARIERLDTANLCAVVQAGVVTQTLRQAAKDAGLFYPPDPASLTTCTLGGNAATNAGGPACVKYGVTRDYVLGLTAVLPDGEVVRCGTATRKGVVGYDLTGLMVGSEGTLGIITELTVKLIPHPRQVRAAAALFPDARAAVAAVAAVMAAGVSPCALELMDRACLGIVAELLPFDLPGPEAALLLFEADGDPDQAARDIGRMEAVCRDGGALAVLPAENSAKREELWGIRRQISTRIHESAPFYLSEDVAVPIARIPDLIDALPALGQRHGLAVYAFGHAGDGNIHVNITGEAGSRDRALALARDLIAEVLALGGTMSGEHGIGIAKRPFIDMELSARSLSLQRGIKAAFDPAGIMNPGKVLP
- a CDS encoding GNAT family N-acetyltransferase, producing the protein MDERASPPPEARDAAMGGGEGKPWMVRQADMGEAGDIAALIVLAFGDVARRFDLNAGNCPTHPSLMTRERIERGMELGTTMLLAFDGGTLCGCVGLRRPVEGVSILERLAVAPACRRLGLGRLLVGRACSLAGQVGAEQVEIGIIAKQHELRQWYETLGFRAVRAARFESLPFEVCYLRKAVGAEALG
- a CDS encoding tetratricopeptide repeat protein, which encodes MEQAEKQAVALLFQEGRLGEIVERATKLTVLHPGDAYGWTVLSAAMLRQGRNEQAISPLRRALTIAPQQAGLHSNLGLALFGLGRTEEAMACFDRALDIDPEAVGARNNRGNALESQGQLEEACQEYEASLAIAPDQPRTLYNLANTLYALGRPAEAVPRYQAALALCPDYAYALANCGVALTALGRAAEAEDYARRALRLEPGLVEARILLANTLIARGYPADALTVVEAGLDLTPGPELRRLFVACLRGQPAPAAGTPRRERLLAALTDPWTRSVEVAGVVSPMLEADPVIAGCLERALAAWPGRLTPQDLYGPARPGAVAGDTLLRAWLDAGPASSPALERFLTLARSCLLAQAAADEPHVRDVTPADERVTAFHAALARQCRVNEYVFHVSAEEEVAVAVLRDCLADALAGCGLIAPSWVLAAAAYGPLRAVPGHAGLLDRPWPEAVGRVLTQQLVEPAAEQELRGRIPALTPIEDDVSRLVRRQYEENPYPRWVLPAPAEAPVTLAANLRERFPQADLAGVPDGPFLDVLVAGCGTGQHSLETARAYLGARVLAVDLSLTSLCYARRKALEQGVGNIEYAQADLLRLGGLGRDFDLVESSGVLHHLADPAGGWRTLVPLVRPGGVMRIGLYSRLARRGITKVRQMIADRGLSATPETIRAFRQELLDMPWEPSWGRFLLGDFFSASGCRDLLFHVQEHCLDLLEIKTFCLENGLRVIGLEAEPEVVAAYHSRFPDDPAAVNLSNWHAFEADNPDTFLNMYQFWVQRTG